A region of the Enoplosus armatus isolate fEnoArm2 chromosome 8, fEnoArm2.hap1, whole genome shotgun sequence genome:
ATTTAAGTCACATCCTTTGTGACTTCTGTCAAATGGAAACCAGATGGAAAACATCTGGTGTCCCCATCTGGTGTGAGGGGaatttgcatttctgtgtgtgtacgtgtgtgtgtgtgactttgtcaGTGACAAACCATAAATGTTATGTACCGCTTTGACGTCTCTGTGTGACCTCCATGGTTGTGTCTATGTCCACCTCTCATTAAAATAATAGACGTGGAGGCCCAAAGTGCTCATTTGCGATTGTGTGGGAGTGTGATTGGGTGAACTTTTAGGTCTGATGGAggttttaaaacacacagtgactaTTTATTTTCCAAGGTCTATGTCTGACTAAGATATCCTAAGAGCTTGcccactgaaaacaaacaggttttCAGGGTGTTGGTTCACAGTCATCCATGGAAGCATTTAATGGGGTATGATtcccttctgtgtttttattggtcTTGTCCTCAGGTCTGACTGAGGTGCCAAAGAATATTCCTCGGGACACCAAGTTCCTGGACCTGCAGAACAACCGTATCACTGAGCTTAAAGAGGATGACTTCAAAGGCCTCACTAACTTATATgtaagagacacacacacacacagtctggagCCATACATAATGTCCCTCTCAGGATTAGATCAGCACCTCTCAAGGATGTGTAACCGACTCAGCTTGTATTGGCTTCGGTAGTGTGAAATATCATTATGACCCTCTGTTTCCTCTGGGATTTAGAGgttcatttcctttctttttcaccCTCCACCGCCCTTCGCTCTGAGAGCTTTAATTGTATTAAGTTTGAGCCCGAAGCCAAATGGGAGTATTCAAGCTCACATCCTTGCCTCTCTTAGCAGAAAAGCTTTGCTCACTCCTGACCTGCATTCAAGAGCGCTGACCAAGAGCAATATTAAGTCTGGCAGCATAGGAAACTCCAGACATGACATTATACAATAACATCTCTATTAAGGTCTGTTTACCTCAGCCTacatctgtctccatctttcaGCCAGCGCAGGTGGAGAGACAGTCTGCTGGGTGATGGACTGCTGTGAACTGCTGCTGGATCTGTTTTAATTCACTCAAACACATTCAGTAGAGACAGAGGGTGCAAACACAAGCTCTTGtgcattattatattattctgtCTGGGCACTACTGATGGTTTtacacaaatcaaataaagcgGGTGTTGAATTTGCATCTCCATGgttactgtgttgtttttcagggtCTGTCTCTGAGGAATAACCATATTTCCAAAGTCCACCCCAAAACATTCGTCCCTCTGAAGCACATGCAGAAGCTCTACTTCTCCAAAAATCTGCTGACCACCATCCCCAAGAACTTGCCTGCCTCACTGGTTGAGATGAGGATCCACGAGAACCGCATCAAGAAGGTGGCAGCTGGAGCCTTCTCAGGACTGGGCAACATGAACTGCATAGGTCAGAAATGCTGATGACTTCAACAAATCTAGGCTATATTCTGTGGTGCTCACCACTGCCCTTTCTGCTGTATAGAATTGGCATTGGATTTTGAAGATTAAAGagactgtattttatttcatgccaCAAATATTCCTTTCATCTTGCAGAAATGGGAGCAAACCCCATCCAGAACAGTGGTTTTGAGCCTGGAGCCTTCAAGGGACTGAAACTGAATTATCTGCGTATATCAGAGGCCAAACTGACTGGAGTGCCAAAAGGTAAAACTCATTTGTGTGgctaaaatgctaaaacgtatatacttatacacacacacacacacacacatgtatatatatatacatatatacatatatatatatatatatatatatatatatatatattcacttaaatgagaagattgataccactctcatgtctgcaaaCTAAATATGAAGCGAGCAGACGATTGGCTTAGCACAAAATTTAGAAACAAGGACAAACAGCTATCCTGTTatatctcctttgtttaatccatacaatgGTGTCTATACTGGTTGCCTGTCAACTACATGATAATGACAAGACTCCATGAAGTGACTGTcccctgccaagaaatagtcagacatgtaaccccccccccccataaaaccaccaactgatgttttacacaaactgagTTTTAAAGGTtttggtaggcagatttttttaacctttggacagagccagagccagagccagctagctgtttccccctgtttccagtctttatgctaagctaggctaattggctgctggctgaTCCAAAAACCCAGACTGTTCATATTTAATTGACAAACATAATAGTGGTATTAATTTTCTCATCTTACTCTAAGAAAGCTAATATGTGCgtgtcacaaaatgtcaaactattcctttaagtaccTCTAACTAGAAGTGTCAACAAGAAAGGGCTAcaggacacacaaaaaaagagtgGGACAAAAGCCAATCTCACCCTGAAGTGGAACCATACAGGTATGATGTCTGTCTTTCAGATCTCCCAGATAGTCTCCATGAGCTTCATTTGGACCACAACGAGATCCAGGCTGTGGAACTGGAGGACCTGAGCCGCTACAAAAACCTGTACAGGTACCTTTCACACTTCAACATCCCACTCTTTTCTAACCATAACTCGTGTCTTGCACCCTGGGGAATTTGCTTGCATTTCTGTGAGGAATTATCttgtggtttttaaaaaaaaaaatcatccccAGTCGGCAGTGCCCCTCAGGGGTAATAATATGAACTACATTGACATTGACATGCCACTAAAAAGTAGCAGGATAACTGCtagtttatgtttgtgtgggcTTTCCCACTCCAGTCAAAATAGCAGTCTCTCCCAATCATCTAATGTAGTTTTCAACAAATACCTTAAGTTGATTTTTCTTAGTAGGGCTTTTTCACAGTAGACTtttcatagtaggaaaagcacaggtggtgTTCTGTTATgctcctgttttgttttaccttcTTTCTACACACAATATCTCATGTGGTTATTTACAGTCACAGGAGTATTGCCAGACTGCTGTGGCCCCAGTTCTCACCTGGCTTAATATCCCTTTCTTGCTATGATATTTAGCGGGGAATTTGCAGTTACTCCAGCTGACCCTATTAAAACACTTGAACTAAATGTACCATGCAGTGGCCTAATTTCTGCCTATTTCACGGTTCTCCCCCCGTTTCACTTCTTCCAGGTTGGGCCTTGGCTTTAACCATATCCGCAACATAGAGAACGGCAGTCTGTCCTTCCTCCCCAGGCTGAGAGAGCTGCATCTGGACAACAACCGCCTCACTCGTGTTCCCCAAGGCCTCCCAGAAATGAAATACCTACAGGTGAGTCTAACGTGCACGCACTTGGTTTGCCATCTGAGACTGAATGTTTCACATGGTGCTCTACTCACCCTCTACTTTGCCACTCCTGCTTTCTAGGTGGTGTACCTCCACTCCAACAACATTGACCAGGTTGGTGTGAATGACTTCTGCCCTCGAGGATTTGGGATGAAGAGGACTTTCTATAACGGCATCAGCCTGTTTGCTAACCCTGTCAACTACTGGGAGGTGCAGCCGGCAACGTTCCGCTGTGTCAGCGACCGGCTGGCCATTCAGTTTGGCAATTACAAGAAGTAAAGACAGGGGGGTAATgagaggtggagagagtgaggggaaggGGATGGAGGAGAAGCGGATaatttaaatgatgaaaaaaaaacttgagagTTGGAAGAAAGGGAGTTCATATTTGaaattattaattttattattattattattggttttGGAGAGAGGATGAGTGATGGAGAAGACGGGCAATAAACtgatgaaacagaaaaggaagtGAGAAAATACAATCACATAACTTGAAGGGAGTGGAAGGCAAAGCGCTTGCAGTGCTTCACCTGAGTTTTCGCATTTTTGGGGATTTAAGGTTTTGAGAGTTTTGCCACCTGAAATGGATGAAACAGAGGAGACGTCTGAGGAGAATGTTTCCCTCTTAGCCTAAGTCGATGGAAAATGAGTACTGAAAACTTGTGAAGCATTTCATTCCATATTTTTTACACAATAGCGCTTATTGTGATAgaagtcatttttgttttattaacatttttaagaTTACGAGTAAAAAATAGGAAAGCAATGCATTATagattttttatatatacataaaaaggTGCTCTGtatgactttctgtgtgtgcCGATTTGGAGATACATCACATTGTCCCCGTTTTCACTGGTCTGAAGCCATTTGGCCCTCAACTCTGTGATTCAATTATACTGTGTTAATAAACAACTAGTCACAGATTTGGGGCTATTTTCCACAAATTACAGACATACAAAACAATTGCACAAAAAATAGAAACTATTATTCAAGTTGAgaaacatttttgtaaatatcaCGGCAGTTGATTGATTAAAAGGGCAAAaggtacattttaaaatccccGTCATCAGTgctaaacatattttcttattgATCTGAGGTAACTGAACCACCAGCCTGTGTAAGGACTCGATTCTGTGCCTTTACTAAATATTATGCTGTCTGTATGATACTTTAATACAGTATCCCTTGAGGGGACACTGAGTAGTGGGGGTTCGCCCCAGTTAGAGGAAACACACATCCGCTTTGCTGTGACACAATGAAGGCAGTGTGTTTACATAGTGCTACAAACAATAGTAGTGTTGATGCATTGTTTTGCACAGTTTTTCTATTATGCTCTATCTGCTTCAGGGTTATTGGTGGGTTAGCCTGTTTACATTGGTAAACCTATGTGGAACTACTTTAGCCATAAGTactctgtcctgtctctgttCTGTAATCTGACAAGCTACTGCTGCATgtgaataaagacattttttagcCTGCTGCATAAAGCCAGAGAACAACTGATGCCCCTGGGTTGGATGCTGTGTGAGAAATAAAGTCTTTGTCTCACAAATCTCACTTTGTATTGAGACATTTCGAGTCCACACTTAATAATGTACAATttataatacaaacaaatacaactaGCTCGCATTACATTTGATATATGACAAAAACAGATCCTTTGGATCCATTTATGGGATTTTAGGAGGTTGGATCCTCCAAAATCCTGAATAGTAAACAGACAGAGTTGTTCATATAATTTTACTGTGGACAGGATGGAaccttaaaatgtcttaaactCAAATCTACTAATACTGGCCTGAAGTAGTGAATATATCTTcaatttgaatttatttgaatttcCATTT
Encoded here:
- the LOC139289463 gene encoding biglycan-like, which gives rise to MLPHCSLLLLLCVARLLSVSSALPFEQRGFWDFAMDSMDSGGMMSMMRDEEEGSAGEEILPLDIPICPFGCHCQLRVVQCSDLGLTEVPKNIPRDTKFLDLQNNRITELKEDDFKGLTNLYGLSLRNNHISKVHPKTFVPLKHMQKLYFSKNLLTTIPKNLPASLVEMRIHENRIKKVAAGAFSGLGNMNCIEMGANPIQNSGFEPGAFKGLKLNYLRISEAKLTGVPKDLPDSLHELHLDHNEIQAVELEDLSRYKNLYRLGLGFNHIRNIENGSLSFLPRLRELHLDNNRLTRVPQGLPEMKYLQVVYLHSNNIDQVGVNDFCPRGFGMKRTFYNGISLFANPVNYWEVQPATFRCVSDRLAIQFGNYKK